From a region of the Candidatus Pantoea bituminis genome:
- a CDS encoding microcin C ABC transporter permease YejB, translating into MAAYFLRRFLLIIPTLWAIITLNFFIVQIAPGGPVDQALANIQFGQTTGLPGGGADNSGARASLNHVNPGDNQYRGARGLDPEVIAEIKQRYGFDKPLWQRYVEMLWNYVRFDFGDSLFRSASVLHLIKESLPVSISLGLWSTLIIYLVSIPLGIKKAVRNGSAFDIWSSTFIIIGYSIPAFLFGIMLIVLFAGGSYLDWFPLRGLTSPQFDSLPWYSKVLDYLWHISLPVLATVIGGFATLTMLTKNAFLDEIRKQYVVTARAKGVPERRILYHHVFRNAMLLVIASFPATFISMFFTSSVLIEVMFSLNGLGLLGYDATIQRDYPVMFGTLYIFTLIGLLMNILSDLTYTLVDPRIDFEGR; encoded by the coding sequence CCGGCGGTCCTGTTGATCAGGCGCTGGCAAATATTCAGTTTGGACAAACCACCGGATTACCAGGCGGCGGCGCAGATAACAGCGGCGCACGCGCCAGCCTCAATCATGTTAATCCTGGCGACAATCAATACCGTGGAGCACGCGGGCTTGACCCGGAAGTGATTGCTGAGATCAAACAGCGTTACGGCTTCGATAAGCCCTTATGGCAGCGCTACGTCGAGATGCTGTGGAACTATGTCCGCTTCGACTTTGGCGACAGCCTATTTCGCAGCGCATCGGTGCTGCATCTGATCAAAGAGAGTTTACCGGTCTCCATTAGCCTGGGATTATGGAGCACGTTGATTATCTATCTGGTTTCCATTCCGTTGGGCATCAAAAAAGCAGTACGCAACGGCAGCGCCTTTGATATCTGGAGCAGCACCTTTATCATCATCGGCTACTCCATTCCCGCTTTTCTGTTTGGCATCATGTTGATTGTGTTATTCGCTGGCGGCAGTTATCTCGACTGGTTTCCGTTGCGTGGATTAACCTCGCCGCAGTTTGATAGCTTACCGTGGTACAGCAAAGTGCTGGATTACCTTTGGCACATCAGCTTGCCGGTATTGGCGACGGTTATCGGTGGGTTTGCGACCTTAACCATGCTGACCAAAAACGCCTTTCTTGATGAGATTCGCAAGCAATATGTGGTCACGGCGCGCGCCAAAGGCGTGCCGGAACGGCGCATTCTTTACCATCACGTTTTTCGTAATGCGATGCTGCTGGTGATCGCCAGTTTCCCCGCCACCTTTATCAGTATGTTCTTCACCAGCTCGGTATTGATTGAAGTGATGTTCTCGCTGAACGGGCTGGGTTTACTGGGTTACGATGCCACCATTCAACGCGATTATCCGGTGATGTTTGGCACGCTATACATCTTTACTTTGATTGGCTTGCTGATGAATATTCTCAGTGATTTAACCTACACATTGGTCGATCCGCGTATCGATTTCGAGGGCCGCTGA